From a region of the Nocardioides ginsengisegetis genome:
- a CDS encoding glycosyltransferase family 4 protein, with translation MPIAVVADGDPRSLTTNSGVARGVFDALAASLGRQHVFPIDGSLGPALRLLAMSAAAMRNPAHVRAQYRFGPETSRLRSIARDRAISRLRIAPHVLHVRNVYRPSRCPYTAFIDSTTAQKASEWTDWPGHATDVSRRIELERAYYASASVVLTAGHDAAESLHSDYGLGRDQVEVVGAGLSGLPDLHPRITRPGLRILFVGREFDRKGGPPLLEAIGRLRGRNVDVRLDVVGPAKDEVLSRSGVVNHGWVSDSKRLFRLYSEADVFCLPALHEPYGRVVLEAMSYGIPCLVSTTGELPRLVEHGVRGLQVSPGSADELERSLEWLTDHPDDRAAMGRAARAYVEDFTWDAVARRILEAWDRRGIRDGSDAPPRTAHMGPKRRTL, from the coding sequence ATGCCGATAGCAGTCGTCGCAGACGGCGATCCTCGGTCGCTGACTACCAACTCAGGCGTCGCGCGCGGTGTCTTCGATGCGCTTGCCGCCAGCTTGGGCAGACAGCACGTGTTCCCGATTGACGGATCGCTTGGCCCGGCCCTTCGCCTATTGGCCATGAGCGCGGCAGCCATGCGCAACCCCGCTCATGTCCGCGCTCAGTATCGCTTCGGTCCGGAGACCAGTCGGCTGAGATCGATCGCTCGCGATCGCGCTATCAGTCGGCTGCGCATAGCTCCCCACGTTCTGCACGTTCGAAACGTTTACCGTCCTTCGAGGTGCCCGTACACAGCCTTCATCGACAGCACGACCGCCCAGAAGGCCTCGGAGTGGACGGACTGGCCGGGCCACGCGACGGATGTTAGTCGTCGCATTGAATTGGAGCGCGCCTACTATGCCTCCGCCTCGGTCGTGCTGACCGCCGGCCACGACGCGGCTGAGAGCTTGCATAGCGATTACGGCCTGGGGCGGGACCAGGTAGAGGTCGTCGGAGCAGGCCTGTCCGGATTGCCAGATCTGCACCCGCGAATTACCCGTCCCGGCCTTCGAATTCTGTTCGTTGGACGCGAGTTCGACCGCAAGGGAGGACCGCCACTCCTCGAGGCAATAGGGCGGCTGAGGGGTCGCAATGTAGACGTTCGCCTAGATGTGGTGGGACCCGCCAAAGACGAGGTCCTGAGCCGTTCTGGCGTCGTTAACCATGGTTGGGTTTCCGATTCCAAGAGACTGTTCAGACTCTATAGCGAGGCCGATGTCTTCTGTCTTCCTGCCCTGCACGAGCCGTACGGACGCGTCGTTCTCGAAGCAATGTCGTACGGTATTCCCTGTCTTGTGTCAACGACTGGGGAACTCCCTCGACTGGTGGAACACGGCGTGCGAGGCCTGCAAGTCTCCCCCGGCTCCGCTGACGAGCTCGAGCGCTCCTTGGAATGGCTGACCGATCATCCTGATGATCGAGCTGCGATGGGACGCGCCGCGCGCGCTTACGTGGAGGACTTCACCTGGGATGCCGTCGCAAGGAGGATTCTGGAGGCGTGGGATCGGCGTGGCATCCGCGACGGCTCGGATGCCCCCCCAAGAACTGCCCACATGGGGCCGAAGAGAAGGACTTTATGA
- a CDS encoding glycosyltransferase gives MGDDRGELDLLGDVVGPEMRARGRLVVLEGLPDPRRRAILNPFTELLVQSLPRDRIEVVHLRLRSAFWRRFDVFHVHWPEQLVRGHWAKRIAKCALTLFLLLRMTVAGTPVVRTIHNLQPHESGWWVEGALLSWLDQLTTAWIVLNDTTPSPDPSRTTVVLHGEYSTWYRPHPDIECTPGSLLVFGQLRRYKGIDEFLKVFKKVPDHGLRVLVAGRPESATFGQQVEAIAASDPRISLSLRFVPDQELADLIAAAELVVLPYRDVENSGSALLALSLKRPVILPSTRSTEQLAREFGNEWVATYEGDLDALQLDGLIARTRAATRSPYGPDLQARRWPELGDQLADVLERAAAAVS, from the coding sequence TTGGGCGACGATCGCGGAGAATTGGACCTTCTTGGCGATGTCGTCGGGCCCGAAATGAGGGCCCGCGGACGTTTGGTGGTACTTGAGGGGCTGCCCGATCCACGACGCCGGGCGATCCTCAACCCCTTCACCGAACTGCTTGTGCAGTCACTGCCGCGGGATCGAATCGAAGTGGTTCACCTACGCCTCCGAAGTGCGTTCTGGCGGCGCTTCGACGTGTTCCACGTGCACTGGCCCGAGCAACTTGTCCGCGGGCACTGGGCCAAACGCATTGCCAAGTGCGCTCTCACGCTCTTTCTCCTCCTGCGCATGACTGTCGCTGGCACTCCAGTGGTCCGGACGATCCACAACCTCCAGCCGCACGAGTCAGGCTGGTGGGTCGAGGGAGCGCTCTTGAGCTGGCTGGACCAGCTCACAACCGCGTGGATCGTATTGAACGACACGACGCCATCACCAGATCCCAGTCGGACTACCGTCGTCCTGCACGGTGAGTACTCGACCTGGTATCGCCCTCATCCCGACATCGAGTGCACACCGGGAAGCCTGCTTGTCTTCGGCCAGCTGCGCCGATACAAGGGGATCGACGAGTTCCTGAAAGTGTTCAAGAAAGTGCCGGACCACGGACTGCGGGTCTTGGTCGCTGGGCGGCCAGAGTCCGCCACATTCGGCCAGCAGGTCGAGGCAATCGCAGCATCTGACCCCCGGATCAGCCTGAGTCTGCGTTTTGTGCCCGATCAGGAGCTCGCCGATCTGATCGCGGCGGCAGAGTTGGTAGTACTGCCATACCGCGACGTCGAGAACTCAGGTTCCGCGCTCCTCGCACTCTCACTCAAGCGTCCCGTGATCCTGCCTTCGACGCGCTCTACTGAGCAACTCGCCAGGGAGTTCGGCAACGAGTGGGTTGCGACCTACGAAGGGGACCTAGACGCTCTCCAACTTGATGGCCTGATTGCCCGGACGAGAGCGGCAACACGCTCCCCCTACGGCCCCGATCTCCAGGCGCGCCGGTGGCCAGAGCTCGGTGACCAACTCGCAGACGTGCTGGAAAGAGCCGCGGCGGCCGTGTCATGA